A stretch of DNA from Verrucomicrobiota bacterium:
TTGTCTTTGCGCTCCTGGAGCCACGCCTTGAAATCCGCTTCGATGTCGCTCGTCCAATTGCGGTCGATCTGGCCGGGGGTGTATTTGCCTTCGCGCAGCCGTTGATGCCCGAATTGATCGCGCAGCCGGATGACCTCGGAACGCTCCACCACTTCCTGCGCCAGATGCGCCGGCACAAAGAAGACGCCTTCCTTCTTGGCCAGCACGACGTCGCCGGGCATCACCGACGCGCGCCCGATCCGGATCGGCGTGTTGATCCCCATGAGCATGACATTGGCAATGGCGGACGGGTCCCAACCTCGGGTGAAAGTGACGAAATCGGGAATTTCCTCAACGCCCTCGATATCCCGCGCCCCGCCATCGACCACCACGCCTAGCCCGCCGCTCTTGGACCAAATCGAATTCGCCAGATTGTCCCCCATAAACGTGCCGTCGATAATCTTACCCATGAGATCCACGACAATGACATCGCCTTTGACGACCGTGTCGATGACCCAGGAATTTTGCCCGCCGATGCGCCCTTCCTCTTTGCCTTTGTCGGCGATGACTTTGTTGACGTCCGGACGCACGGGATGGAAATAAGCGGTGACGGCGCGGCCCACGAGCACAGGCTTTTCTCCTGTGATGACCCAGTTGCCTTCGAACTGATTGTTAAAACCACGGCCGCGGCACACGCCCCAGGCTTCCTCGATGGAAACGTCCTTCATGCGCTGAAGAATGTCGTCGGGAACTTTGGGCCGGCCATCCGGAAAACGTTCGCCTTTCCAGTCCGGAGTGTACTGGATGATTTGTTCCTTGGAAAAGACACCCACTTGAGCCGGGACCGAGCTGGCGGTCAGGCTGACGGCGAGGACGCGAAACAGAAGCAGCGAATGGCGATGGAGATTCATAGCGGCTCCGAGATAAAATGTGAAATGCCGGTCGGGAACATTGAT
This window harbors:
- a CDS encoding RraA family protein, translated to MNLHRHSLLLFRVLAVSLTASSVPAQVGVFSKEQIIQYTPDWKGERFPDGRPKVPDDILQRMKDVSIEEAWGVCRGRGFNNQFEGNWVITGEKPVLVGRAVTAYFHPVRPDVNKVIADKGKEEGRIGGQNSWVIDTVVKGDVIVVDLMGKIIDGTFMGDNLANSIWSKSGGLGVVVDGGARDIEGVEEIPDFVTFTRGWDPSAIANVMLMGINTPIRIGRASVMPGDVVLAKKEGVFFVPAHLAQEVVERSEVIRLRDQFGHQRLREGKYTPGQIDRNWTSDIEADFKAWLQERKDKLTPYQRQRLLNE